One segment of Neosynechococcus sphagnicola sy1 DNA contains the following:
- a CDS encoding LysM peptidoglycan-binding domain-containing M23 family metallopeptidase codes for MTARHWLFRVGFFLTGMALPIAAAQSPPNCPLPALERFVRHRVIPGETLAAIAQRYNLIPATLMGLNPTLRQGRVTPGQDIWIPPYNGIRVAVSPGQTWQAIARAFQVRPDTLFEVNGCQPNPQVVFVPGVNWSPNQSPAQPLVPPATALPRRFPAYPLAVTAPLLMGYGWQLFPRTGEVAFHSGWDLAAPLGAAVQAVDRGVVAFAGSQGVYGQLVVVNHPGGLQTRYAQLDHLAVKTGQQVQAGDRLGTVGTTGTPSLVEPHLHFEVRHASTLGWVAADPQPYLGSRRD; via the coding sequence ATGACTGCACGCCACTGGCTTTTCAGGGTCGGGTTCTTCTTAACGGGGATGGCGTTGCCAATCGCCGCTGCCCAGTCTCCCCCCAATTGCCCACTGCCCGCCCTAGAGAGATTTGTCCGCCATCGGGTCATTCCTGGAGAAACCCTAGCTGCGATCGCCCAACGCTATAATCTGATTCCAGCAACGCTGATGGGGTTGAACCCAACCCTGCGCCAGGGTCGCGTCACCCCCGGTCAAGACATCTGGATTCCCCCCTACAATGGCATCCGAGTCGCAGTTTCCCCTGGACAGACCTGGCAAGCGATCGCCCGTGCCTTTCAGGTACGTCCAGATACCCTATTTGAGGTCAATGGCTGCCAGCCGAATCCCCAGGTGGTCTTTGTACCAGGGGTGAATTGGTCACCTAATCAATCCCCGGCTCAACCATTGGTGCCCCCAGCGACAGCCCTCCCGCGACGTTTCCCCGCCTATCCCTTGGCAGTTACTGCCCCCTTGCTCATGGGCTATGGCTGGCAACTGTTTCCCCGCACCGGAGAGGTGGCTTTCCATAGTGGCTGGGATCTGGCAGCCCCCCTGGGAGCTGCGGTGCAGGCGGTGGATCGAGGTGTGGTGGCATTTGCAGGCAGCCAGGGAGTCTATGGTCAACTGGTGGTTGTCAACCATCCGGGAGGACTCCAAACCCGCTATGCCCAGCTGGATCATCTGGCGGTGAAAACTGGGCAGCAGGTTCAGGCAGGCGATCGCTTGGGAACCGTGGGTACCACGGGGACACCGAGTCTTGTGGAACCTCACCTCCACTTTGAAGTGCGCCATGCCTCCACCCTGGGCTGGGTAGCAGCAGATCCCCAACCTTATCTGGGCAGCCGTCGAGATTAG
- a CDS encoding RNA recognition motif domain-containing protein, whose product MSIRLYVGNLPEELDRQELASVFAEAGDSVSTKVITDRKTGKCRGFGFVTVKTPEQADELIEKFNGYLFKENALKIEKALPRAKGKSDEELQGSPEVEDSVAPPLERSNRRKNTQKSNKQRTTTRTSGDPEATQPDPRWAQELEKLKQLLAAQATNP is encoded by the coding sequence ATGTCCATCCGTCTCTATGTGGGCAATCTTCCTGAAGAACTAGACCGTCAGGAACTAGCATCTGTCTTTGCAGAGGCTGGGGATTCTGTGTCTACCAAGGTGATCACTGACCGCAAAACAGGGAAGTGCCGTGGTTTTGGCTTCGTGACGGTGAAAACACCTGAGCAGGCAGATGAGCTGATCGAAAAGTTCAATGGTTACCTCTTTAAAGAGAATGCACTGAAAATCGAGAAAGCACTCCCACGGGCCAAGGGCAAATCAGATGAAGAGTTGCAGGGAAGCCCAGAGGTAGAAGATAGCGTTGCTCCTCCACTGGAGCGGAGCAATCGGCGCAAAAATACCCAAAAGTCAAACAAACAACGAACAACCACCCGTACGAGTGGAGATCCAGAGGCCACCCAACCCGATCCCCGTTGGGCACAGGAGCTAGAAAAGCTGAAGCAGCTGCTAGCAGCGCAAGCCACGAATCCCTAA
- a CDS encoding M48 family metalloprotease, protein MLALNWVLGIAPVLNPLDWLYADPTLFVIAVFVCLGGGAPWLLQQLLQWGYGLNPLSMEQLTQQHPGVAKLLKRQCWQRNWPWPQLGVLPTLAPLSFTYGWLPRTARIVVSQGLLEQLADEELAAIFAYELGHQIHWNVGVMSLIILVLQIPYTLYWQAARWGDRWQHPFLQGSLGIIAAAAYGVYWLWRWPVLWLSRLRVAYSDRQAIAITGNPNALIRALSQLAIGIATDIQQQQQTSYLLEGFDLLMPLGHRQALTLGSLSTDTPTACFIWDTQNLGRHWLTLNQPHPSLGDRLQRLINYAHQWQICPEFQISTPVSSRGRLPFWNLRHPLWLQGAPYLGLLLGLSLGISLWLVGAISYLTRFGLLDWLYGNQLVIQGCLSIGVSLGILVRMNSFFPDIKPGNLQTEPSLRELLSQPLALPVDSLAVKWQDGVLLGRPGTGNWLNQDLILQTQSGLVKLHWLSSLGVCGNLWLRPQRLGIGQSIQVTGWFRRGATPWVDVASWQRPNQPLERSGHPLWSTLLIAGTALVGIYWIAIA, encoded by the coding sequence ATGCTCGCCCTCAATTGGGTGTTGGGGATAGCTCCAGTGCTCAACCCCCTTGACTGGCTTTATGCAGATCCCACTCTCTTTGTCATTGCCGTTTTTGTCTGCCTCGGGGGGGGGGCTCCCTGGCTACTCCAGCAACTCTTACAGTGGGGTTATGGCTTAAACCCTCTGAGTATGGAGCAACTGACTCAGCAGCATCCTGGGGTAGCGAAATTGCTGAAGCGTCAGTGCTGGCAACGAAATTGGCCTTGGCCGCAGCTTGGCGTTCTTCCGACCTTGGCTCCCCTATCCTTCACCTATGGCTGGCTCCCCCGCACTGCCCGGATCGTCGTTAGTCAGGGACTTTTAGAGCAACTCGCTGATGAGGAACTGGCAGCGATTTTTGCCTATGAACTTGGGCATCAGATCCACTGGAATGTGGGGGTGATGTCTCTGATCATTCTGGTACTGCAAATACCCTACACCCTCTATTGGCAGGCGGCGCGTTGGGGCGATCGCTGGCAGCATCCCTTCCTTCAAGGCAGTTTGGGGATCATTGCTGCTGCCGCCTATGGTGTTTACTGGCTGTGGCGCTGGCCAGTGCTCTGGCTCTCTCGCCTGCGGGTGGCCTACAGCGATCGCCAAGCCATCGCGATCACCGGGAACCCCAACGCCCTGATTCGAGCCCTCTCCCAACTCGCGATCGGCATTGCCACTGATATTCAACAGCAGCAACAGACCAGTTACCTCCTAGAGGGCTTTGATCTGCTCATGCCCCTCGGGCATCGTCAGGCGCTCACTCTCGGGAGTTTGAGTACTGATACCCCCACTGCCTGTTTTATCTGGGACACACAAAATCTCGGTCGTCATTGGTTAACCCTGAATCAACCCCATCCTTCCCTGGGCGATCGCCTCCAACGCCTGATCAACTACGCGCACCAGTGGCAAATCTGCCCTGAATTTCAGATATCAACTCCCGTGTCTTCTAGAGGCCGATTACCCTTCTGGAATCTCCGTCATCCCCTCTGGCTTCAGGGTGCCCCCTACCTGGGTCTATTGCTGGGCTTGAGTTTAGGCATCAGTCTCTGGCTGGTGGGCGCGATTAGTTACCTGACTCGGTTTGGGCTGTTGGATTGGCTCTATGGCAATCAACTCGTGATCCAGGGCTGCCTATCGATTGGAGTCAGCCTCGGCATTCTGGTGCGGATGAATTCCTTCTTCCCCGATATCAAACCCGGAAACCTGCAGACTGAGCCCTCGCTCCGAGAACTACTTTCCCAACCCCTAGCCCTTCCTGTCGATAGTTTGGCCGTCAAATGGCAAGATGGTGTCTTGTTAGGTCGTCCCGGCACCGGCAATTGGCTGAACCAAGACCTGATCTTGCAGACCCAAAGTGGCCTCGTCAAACTACACTGGCTATCTAGTCTTGGGGTCTGCGGTAATCTCTGGCTGCGCCCTCAGAGGCTAGGAATTGGACAATCCATTCAAGTTACAGGCTGGTTTCGTCGGGGGGCGACCCCGTGGGTAGATGTTGCCAGTTGGCAACGTCCCAACCAGCCGCTTGAGCGCAGTGGTCATCCCCTTTGGTCGACCTTATTAATCGCCGGAACCGCCTTGGTGGGGATTTACTGGATTGCCATAGCTTAG
- a CDS encoding tetratricopeptide repeat protein translates to MADSSPDPLLSDGLTALKLGDYPTAIAYLELVYQQYPDIHSQPRQQALVGLVIACEKIAQPQQAIDYCRELTQSPTPTVEAWAQQTLNSLLAKFTPAVPPSSSPETAAPSPGASVPAPAVPSPAASPSSQESFTSDPSVTPPPCFPATTLPDTGTEIALEVFPSLGTLASTGGNHPGSVLVGALEPTDLNARPQLGVGDSSSAQPP, encoded by the coding sequence ATGGCCGATTCCTCCCCAGACCCGCTGTTATCCGATGGTCTGACTGCCTTGAAGTTGGGGGATTACCCGACGGCGATCGCCTATTTGGAATTGGTCTACCAGCAGTATCCAGACATCCATTCCCAGCCTCGACAGCAGGCACTGGTGGGATTGGTAATTGCCTGCGAAAAAATTGCCCAGCCCCAGCAGGCCATTGACTACTGTCGGGAACTGACCCAGAGTCCCACCCCAACGGTGGAGGCTTGGGCTCAGCAAACCCTCAACAGCCTCCTGGCTAAATTCACCCCAGCAGTACCACCATCCTCTTCCCCTGAGACTGCTGCCCCATCACCTGGTGCATCCGTCCCTGCTCCTGCCGTGCCGTCCCCAGCGGCATCACCTAGCTCCCAGGAATCCTTCACTAGTGACCCATCGGTTACCCCCCCGCCCTGCTTCCCAGCCACCACCCTCCCGGACACCGGAACCGAGATCGCCCTTGAGGTCTTCCCCTCTCTGGGAACTTTGGCTAGTACAGGGGGTAACCATCCTGGCTCTGTTCTGGTGGGTGCGCTGGAGCCTACAGACCTTAATGCTCGCCCTCAATTGGGTGTTGGGGATAGCTCCAGTGCTCAACCCCCTTGA
- a CDS encoding phosphatidate cytidylyltransferase yields MPAPTGVAPARKTTLAVSQVLLVTATFAPNLADAVLPVAGTFICFYLLFQPKLSTIADISTSILGLFYGGYLPSYWVRLRSLGSLESSNLPLGGYWPDWAHLNWQTLPQGLSHTLLAFGCIWAADIGAYLVGKFFGRTRLSNISPKKTVEGAVFGVVGSITVATIGAWSLHWPFWQFTGVGLGLVIGIASLLGDLTESMMKRDAGVKDSGDLIPGHGGILDRADSYVFTAPLVYYFVTLLLPLLQTQ; encoded by the coding sequence TTGCCCGCACCAACGGGGGTTGCCCCAGCGCGGAAAACCACCCTGGCGGTGAGTCAGGTGTTATTAGTCACGGCAACCTTTGCCCCTAACCTGGCGGATGCGGTCTTACCCGTTGCCGGTACCTTTATTTGCTTTTACCTCCTGTTTCAGCCCAAGCTGTCAACCATCGCCGATATTTCTACCTCGATTTTGGGACTATTCTATGGGGGCTATTTACCCAGTTACTGGGTGAGGCTGCGATCGCTGGGGAGTTTAGAAAGCAGCAACCTTCCCCTCGGCGGCTACTGGCCAGACTGGGCGCATTTAAACTGGCAGACCTTGCCCCAAGGTTTGAGCCATACCCTGCTGGCCTTTGGCTGCATTTGGGCTGCCGACATTGGAGCCTACCTGGTTGGGAAGTTCTTTGGCCGCACCCGGTTATCGAATATTAGTCCCAAGAAAACCGTCGAAGGTGCTGTTTTTGGAGTCGTGGGCAGCATCACCGTGGCCACCATTGGTGCCTGGTCCCTCCACTGGCCGTTTTGGCAGTTCACAGGGGTGGGGCTGGGGCTGGTAATCGGCATTGCCAGCCTCTTGGGTGATCTCACTGAGTCAATGATGAAACGGGATGCCGGAGTTAAGGATTCGGGGGATTTAATTCCCGGTCACGGCGGCATCCTCGATCGGGCAGATAGTTATGTGTTTACGGCTCCACTGGTCTACTATTTTGTTACCCTCCTGCTCCCCCTCTTACAGACTCAGTGA
- the htpG gene encoding molecular chaperone HtpG — protein MTTILETGNISIHTENIFPIIKKWLYSDHEIFLRELISNAVDAIQKLKMVSHAGEFSGDLGEPAIQITLDKEQKTLSISDNGIGMTAEEVKKYITQVAFSSAEEFVQKYKSNQDQQIIGHFGLGFYSSFMVSSRVEVDTLSYREGAEAVHWSCDGSTAFQLESSPRTTRGTTVTLTLQEEELEYLEVPRIRQLVKTYCDFMPVPIQLDGEQVNRQKAPWKDAPSNLTSEDYLEFYRYLYPFQEDPLLWVHLNTDYPFIVNGILYFPKLRPEVDVTKSQIKLFCNQVFVSDHCEEVVPKFLLPMRGVIDSTDIPLNVSRSFLQNDRTVRRIADYIAKKVGDRLKELYRDDREAFIRSWQDLGTFVKFGALNDEKFKKQVEDLIIFRTTANLTTSSAEMPAVEVQSEGGDAWETVTPAASSSGGPFYTNLKEYLERNKAHHENRVFYCTEEVNQSSYVQLHKNQGIEVLFMDAFIDTHFVSFLEREYTDVKFSRVDADLDDTLIEKDKTGEIVDPKTNKTRSEQIQELFQKALNKPKLTIRTEALKSDNPQGTPPAMVLLPETLRRLQEMTALMRQEQLAQFPDEHTLLVNTAHPLIQNLTSLSQGGIIQGSGESPSGELANLICQHVYDLALMAQKGFDAEGMQTFVERSNQVLTRLTERAAG, from the coding sequence ATGACGACGATTCTGGAAACAGGCAATATCAGTATCCATACTGAGAATATCTTTCCGATCATCAAAAAATGGCTCTACTCCGATCATGAGATCTTTTTGCGGGAGCTGATCTCCAATGCCGTGGATGCAATTCAAAAATTGAAGATGGTGTCCCATGCCGGGGAGTTTTCCGGAGATCTGGGGGAACCTGCGATTCAGATCACCCTGGATAAAGAGCAGAAAACCCTTTCCATCTCCGACAATGGCATTGGCATGACCGCCGAGGAGGTGAAGAAATACATCACCCAGGTAGCCTTTTCCAGTGCCGAAGAATTTGTGCAGAAATATAAATCCAACCAGGATCAGCAGATTATCGGTCACTTCGGGTTGGGTTTCTACTCATCTTTCATGGTGTCCAGTCGGGTAGAAGTCGATACCCTCTCCTACCGTGAGGGCGCTGAGGCCGTGCATTGGAGCTGCGATGGCTCCACCGCCTTTCAATTAGAATCTTCGCCCCGCACCACCCGAGGTACCACCGTCACCCTCACCCTCCAAGAGGAGGAATTGGAATACCTGGAAGTCCCTCGGATTCGCCAGTTGGTCAAGACTTATTGTGACTTCATGCCCGTTCCCATCCAGTTGGATGGCGAGCAGGTCAACCGTCAGAAAGCCCCTTGGAAAGATGCCCCCAGTAATCTCACCTCCGAGGACTACTTAGAGTTCTATCGCTATCTCTATCCCTTCCAGGAAGACCCACTGTTGTGGGTGCATCTGAACACAGACTACCCCTTCATTGTCAACGGCATCCTTTACTTCCCGAAACTCCGTCCTGAGGTGGATGTCACCAAGAGTCAGATCAAACTGTTCTGTAATCAGGTGTTTGTCAGCGACCACTGTGAAGAGGTGGTGCCCAAGTTCCTGCTGCCGATGCGAGGGGTGATTGACAGCACGGATATCCCCCTGAATGTCTCCCGCAGCTTTCTGCAAAACGATCGCACCGTTCGCAGAATTGCAGACTATATTGCCAAGAAAGTCGGCGATCGCCTGAAAGAGTTGTACCGTGACGACCGAGAGGCCTTCATTCGCTCCTGGCAAGATCTGGGGACGTTTGTCAAGTTCGGGGCCCTCAACGACGAGAAATTTAAAAAGCAAGTCGAAGATCTGATCATCTTCCGGACGACGGCCAACCTGACAACGTCCTCGGCGGAGATGCCAGCAGTGGAAGTGCAGTCTGAAGGCGGCGATGCTTGGGAAACCGTGACGCCAGCCGCCTCCAGTTCCGGTGGCCCGTTCTATACCAATCTCAAGGAATACCTAGAGCGCAATAAAGCCCACCACGAGAATCGGGTGTTTTATTGTACTGAGGAGGTGAATCAATCGTCCTATGTGCAATTACACAAGAACCAGGGTATTGAAGTCCTATTTATGGACGCTTTCATTGATACCCACTTCGTCAGCTTCCTAGAGCGGGAGTATACCGATGTCAAGTTCTCGCGGGTGGATGCCGATCTGGATGACACCCTGATTGAAAAAGACAAGACCGGGGAGATTGTAGACCCCAAAACCAACAAGACCCGCAGTGAACAAATTCAGGAATTGTTTCAGAAAGCCCTCAACAAACCGAAACTGACGATTCGTACCGAAGCCCTGAAGTCGGATAATCCCCAAGGAACTCCTCCAGCGATGGTGTTGCTACCGGAAACCCTGCGGCGGCTCCAGGAAATGACGGCACTAATGCGTCAAGAGCAACTGGCGCAATTCCCCGATGAACACACCCTGCTGGTCAACACGGCCCATCCCCTGATTCAAAATCTCACCAGTCTGAGTCAGGGAGGCATCATTCAAGGAAGTGGCGAGTCTCCCTCGGGAGAACTGGCAAATCTCATCTGCCAGCACGTTTACGATTTGGCATTGATGGCCCAAAAAGGGTTTGATGCCGAGGGCATGCAGACCTTTGTGGAACGCTCCAATCAAGTGCTGACCCGCCTCACGGAGCGAGCGGCTGGCTAA
- a CDS encoding GH116 family glycosyl hydrolase, giving the protein MQDSLTFPTLPACTWSRPLGLGWEHPYTVRYASNLDDGPWHGMPLGGFGAGCLGRSPRGDFNLWHLDGGEHTFQPIPACQFSVFEQRAGQPATAYALCTEPPTDGSLSTWQWYPATTGSSYHALYPRSWFVYADVFAAALICEQFSPIWAHNYQETSYPVAMFQWSAHNPTDQPLTLSILLTWQNLVGWFTNRLKSPQVKVRDDGSPVYEYQPRWGESQGNCNQWIADHDRAGFILDRAGRDPAQIPQEGEGQWAVATLASPYRWEVFYQGRWNPAGDGAEIWQQFAADGSLPDRADETPAAAGEQIGVAIAVRFTLAPGESRQIPFVLNWDLPVTEFAQGVMNYRRYTDFFGRNGQNAWAIARTALKNYPLWQQQIQAWQQPILAQSDLPDWFKMALFNELYDLTSGGSLWSAGDERDPIGQFAILECLDYRWYESLDVRLYGSFALLLLWPRLEKSVMEAFARAIPAADPTPRVIGYYYTQGVASPIAVRKVANATPHDLGAPNEHPWEQTNYTSYQDCNLWKDLPADFVLLVYRDFLFTGGTDFEFLASGWPAIESALAYLKAFDLDGDGIPENSGAPDQTFDDWRLQGISAYCGGLWIAALEAAIAIAQLLLQQPNQPPGLTAAITTYQTWLSQSRPLYQDSLWNGRYYRLDSGSGSDVVMADQLCGQFYARLLGLPDVVPADCAHAALEMVYDTCFRQFQGGQFGAANGLRPGGVAERPDATHPLEVWTGINFGLAAFLLQMGMQAEAFKLTEVVVRQIYDNGLQFRTPEAITAAGTFRACMYLRPMAIWAIYHVWKQQR; this is encoded by the coding sequence ATGCAAGATTCATTGACCTTCCCCACTCTCCCTGCCTGTACCTGGAGCCGTCCCCTGGGCTTGGGATGGGAACACCCCTACACCGTTCGCTATGCCAGCAATTTGGATGATGGCCCCTGGCATGGGATGCCCTTAGGGGGCTTTGGGGCTGGCTGTTTGGGGCGCTCCCCGCGGGGAGACTTTAACCTCTGGCATCTAGATGGGGGAGAACACACCTTTCAACCCATCCCGGCCTGTCAGTTTAGCGTGTTTGAGCAGCGAGCGGGTCAGCCTGCTACCGCCTACGCTCTCTGTACCGAGCCGCCTACCGATGGCAGCCTTAGTACCTGGCAGTGGTATCCAGCAACAACCGGGAGTTCCTATCACGCCCTCTATCCCCGGAGTTGGTTTGTCTATGCCGATGTGTTCGCGGCGGCTTTGATCTGTGAGCAATTCTCTCCGATTTGGGCGCACAACTACCAGGAAACCAGTTATCCGGTGGCAATGTTTCAATGGAGCGCCCACAATCCCACGGATCAGCCCCTGACCTTGAGCATTCTCCTCACCTGGCAAAATCTGGTGGGCTGGTTTACCAATCGGCTGAAATCCCCCCAGGTGAAGGTGCGGGACGATGGCAGTCCGGTCTACGAATATCAACCCCGTTGGGGTGAAAGTCAGGGCAATTGCAACCAGTGGATTGCCGATCACGACCGGGCGGGGTTTATCCTCGATCGCGCCGGACGAGATCCGGCCCAGATCCCCCAGGAAGGAGAAGGTCAGTGGGCGGTGGCCACCCTGGCCAGCCCCTATCGTTGGGAGGTGTTCTATCAGGGACGCTGGAACCCAGCGGGGGATGGAGCCGAAATTTGGCAGCAGTTTGCCGCAGATGGTTCCCTCCCCGATCGAGCGGATGAGACGCCAGCGGCTGCCGGAGAACAAATTGGGGTGGCGATCGCGGTGCGGTTTACCCTGGCACCGGGAGAAAGCCGCCAGATTCCCTTTGTTCTCAACTGGGATTTGCCCGTGACCGAGTTTGCCCAGGGGGTGATGAACTACCGCCGCTATACTGATTTCTTTGGTCGTAATGGTCAAAATGCCTGGGCGATCGCCCGCACAGCGCTGAAAAATTATCCCCTCTGGCAGCAGCAGATTCAAGCTTGGCAGCAACCGATTCTGGCGCAGTCCGATCTGCCCGATTGGTTCAAAATGGCGCTGTTTAACGAACTCTACGACCTGACCAGCGGCGGGAGTCTCTGGAGTGCGGGGGATGAGCGGGATCCCATCGGCCAATTTGCCATATTGGAATGCCTGGATTATCGCTGGTATGAGAGCTTAGATGTCAGACTCTACGGCTCCTTCGCCCTATTGCTCCTCTGGCCGCGGTTAGAGAAATCTGTCATGGAGGCCTTTGCGAGGGCGATTCCCGCCGCTGATCCCACCCCCAGGGTCATCGGCTATTACTATACCCAGGGGGTCGCTAGTCCGATTGCCGTGCGCAAGGTCGCCAACGCCACGCCCCACGATCTGGGTGCCCCCAACGAGCATCCCTGGGAGCAAACCAATTACACCAGCTATCAGGACTGTAACCTCTGGAAAGATCTACCTGCAGATTTTGTGCTGCTGGTCTATAGAGACTTTCTCTTTACCGGTGGCACGGACTTCGAGTTCTTAGCTAGCGGCTGGCCAGCCATTGAGTCTGCCCTAGCGTATTTGAAAGCCTTTGATCTGGATGGCGATGGCATCCCGGAAAACTCTGGTGCCCCGGATCAGACCTTTGATGATTGGCGATTGCAGGGCATCAGCGCCTACTGCGGGGGGTTGTGGATTGCAGCGCTCGAGGCAGCGATCGCGATCGCCCAGTTGCTATTACAGCAACCCAATCAACCGCCCGGATTGACAGCAGCAATTACCACCTACCAAACCTGGCTCAGTCAATCTCGCCCTCTCTATCAAGACAGCCTCTGGAATGGGCGCTATTACCGCCTCGACAGCGGCAGTGGCTCCGATGTGGTCATGGCCGATCAACTGTGTGGACAGTTCTACGCCCGCCTGCTGGGACTCCCGGATGTGGTTCCAGCAGACTGCGCCCACGCTGCCCTAGAGATGGTGTACGACACCTGTTTCCGCCAATTCCAGGGGGGACAGTTTGGCGCCGCCAACGGGTTACGTCCGGGGGGAGTGGCGGAAAGGCCAGATGCCACCCATCCTTTAGAAGTCTGGACAGGCATCAACTTTGGGTTGGCGGCTTTTCTATTGCAAATGGGGATGCAAGCAGAGGCCTTTAAGTTAACCGAAGTGGTGGTGCGGCAGATCTATGACAACGGTTTGCAGTTCCGGACTCCGGAAGCGATTACGGCCGCTGGCACCTTCCGAGCCTGCATGTACTTGCGCCCGATGGCCATCTGGGCGATCTACCACGTCTGGAAACAGCAACGGTAG
- the murJ gene encoding murein biosynthesis integral membrane protein MurJ, which translates to MSESSKPSRSLAGIAGIVAVATLISKVFGLVRQQAIAAAFGVGPAVGAYNFAYVIPGFLLILLGGINGPFHSAIVSVLAKRQREEVAPVVETITTLVGGLLLLVTVGLICFADPLMHLVAPGLYISPAQAQLEGITPAEFQLLLQTKAIAIRQFQIMAPLALLAGLIGIGFGTLNAADQYWLPSISPLFSSVTVLIGLGVLGLQLGERITTPQYALLGGLVLAWSTLAGGLLQWLVQLPAQWQAQLGGLRLRFDFQRPEVKEVVAIMIPATFSSGMMQINVWTDLFFASFIPNAAAAVSALGYAGLLVQTPLGILSNMILVPLLPIFSRLSDPQDWPELKGRIRQGLMLTAVVMLPLSALMIALAVPIVRVVYERFAFDQQASVITAKVLMAYGVGMFVYLGRDVLVRVFYALGDGETPFRISLFNIFLNALLDFLLVDAYGAPGLVLATVGVNLFSLVALLWLLQQKLGGLPLRQWSLPILGLAVGSGFTGITSWMALGGLQQLWGTEGLWIQLLQLCLAGAAGLGVFCLWAMQLQLPEVNQLIRRIGQKLGR; encoded by the coding sequence GTGTCTGAATCCTCAAAACCATCACGCTCTCTCGCAGGTATTGCCGGAATTGTTGCGGTTGCAACGTTAATTAGTAAGGTGTTTGGTCTGGTGCGTCAGCAGGCGATCGCCGCTGCCTTTGGGGTCGGGCCAGCGGTGGGGGCTTACAACTTTGCCTATGTGATTCCCGGATTTTTATTAATTCTCCTGGGGGGGATTAATGGCCCCTTTCACAGTGCCATTGTGAGTGTGTTAGCCAAACGCCAACGGGAAGAAGTGGCTCCTGTGGTGGAAACCATTACCACCCTAGTGGGGGGGCTGTTGCTGTTGGTGACGGTGGGGCTGATCTGCTTTGCCGATCCCCTGATGCATTTGGTGGCACCGGGGTTATATATTTCTCCGGCGCAGGCACAACTGGAGGGTATTACCCCGGCAGAGTTTCAGCTATTGCTGCAAACTAAGGCGATCGCCATTCGCCAGTTTCAGATCATGGCTCCCCTGGCACTCCTGGCCGGATTGATTGGCATTGGCTTTGGCACCTTAAATGCCGCCGATCAGTACTGGTTACCCTCGATTAGTCCTCTCTTTTCCAGTGTCACAGTGTTGATTGGTTTAGGGGTTTTGGGACTGCAACTGGGAGAGCGGATCACGACCCCCCAGTATGCCCTGTTGGGAGGACTGGTGCTGGCCTGGAGTACTTTGGCAGGGGGCTTGCTCCAATGGTTGGTGCAACTGCCTGCCCAATGGCAAGCCCAGTTGGGGGGGCTGCGTCTGCGCTTTGACTTCCAGCGGCCAGAGGTGAAAGAAGTGGTTGCAATCATGATCCCGGCTACCTTTTCCTCCGGGATGATGCAGATTAATGTCTGGACGGATCTATTTTTTGCCTCCTTTATTCCCAATGCTGCGGCGGCGGTCTCTGCCCTAGGCTATGCCGGACTGCTGGTGCAAACTCCCCTGGGCATTCTCTCGAATATGATTCTGGTGCCGCTGCTGCCAATTTTCTCCCGGCTGTCTGACCCCCAGGATTGGCCAGAGTTAAAAGGGCGTATTCGCCAGGGTTTAATGCTCACCGCCGTGGTGATGCTACCCCTCAGTGCCCTGATGATTGCCTTGGCCGTTCCGATAGTGCGGGTGGTCTATGAACGCTTTGCCTTTGATCAACAAGCTTCAGTGATTACGGCCAAGGTGCTGATGGCCTACGGGGTAGGAATGTTTGTTTATTTAGGGAGAGATGTCTTGGTGCGGGTTTTTTATGCCCTAGGGGATGGCGAGACACCGTTTCGCATCAGCCTATTCAATATTTTCTTGAATGCATTGTTGGACTTTCTTTTGGTGGATGCCTATGGGGCACCGGGACTGGTGTTGGCAACGGTGGGGGTGAATCTGTTTTCCCTCGTGGCCTTGTTGTGGTTGTTGCAGCAAAAGCTAGGGGGGCTGCCGCTGCGGCAGTGGAGCTTGCCGATCCTGGGTTTGGCCGTTGGCAGTGGATTCACGGGCATCACCAGTTGGATGGCTCTTGGGGGGTTGCAACAACTTTGGGGCACAGAAGGCTTGTGGATTCAACTGCTACAACTGTGTCTGGCAGGTGCTGCGGGTCTGGGCGTCTTTTGCCTTTGGGCGATGCAACTACAACTGCCAGAGGTGAATCAATTGATCAGGCGCATCGGGCAAAAATTAGGACGCTAA